A window of the Leishmania mexicana MHOM/GT/2001/U1103 complete genome, chromosome 29 genome harbors these coding sequences:
- a CDS encoding putative intraflagellar transport (IFT) protein, with protein sequence MDEDRLIMFDSNGAIRMYDPEKYDELVKTVEVERRYVEKMDEFRALVQRTMAIVQRLGEAIEAEKLKAIGFRNIVESEAEERFRAVQEAQIRLREKQMELDRYVAEYESLKLVEQEQQTFFQHLSQAKD encoded by the coding sequence ATGGACGAGGATCGACTCATCATGTTCGATAGCAACGGTGCTATTCGCATGTACGACCCTGAAAAGTATGACGAGCTTGTGAAGACAGtcgaggtggagcggcggTACGTGGAGAAGATGGATGAGTTCCGCGCTCTCGTGCAGCGCACAATGGCCATTGTCCAGCGCCTCGGCGAAGCGATCGAGGCTGAGAAACTGAAGGCCATCGGCTTCCGAAACATCGTCGAAagcgaggctgaggagcgtttccgcgccgtccaggagGCCCAAATACGGCTGCGTGAGAAGCAGATGGAGCTAGATCGCTACGTCGCGGAGTACGAGTCTCTGAAGCTTGTAGAGCAGGAACAGCAGACCTTCTTCCAGCATCTTAGCCAGGCCAAGGATtaa